A window of the Calditrichia bacterium genome harbors these coding sequences:
- a CDS encoding response regulator, producing MAKILIVDDNDHVLRLLKISLEKAGYEIHQAHNGDEGLDMTHKVLPDLIISDVMMPSTDGIEFCWMVRENSPIPMVPFIFLTSLEDRDMEIRGFRAGADEYLVKPVDRPILLKKVAALLERANRVKSIDAQPAEQVKGFEGNLADLSLAEVIQLLNLNQRDGVLHIEAEDKGEIVFHSGQMVYCKYGTLTGEDAVYKAVPQSIGSFRFEPGFREISRNIQGSTMNVLIEACRLEDEHNMNQ from the coding sequence ATGGCAAAAATACTCATTGTTGACGATAACGATCATGTTCTACGTCTGCTCAAAATAAGTCTTGAAAAAGCGGGTTACGAAATTCACCAGGCCCATAATGGTGATGAAGGCTTGGATATGACTCACAAGGTGTTACCTGATCTGATTATTTCAGATGTAATGATGCCCTCAACAGACGGAATTGAGTTTTGTTGGATGGTTCGTGAAAATTCACCGATTCCAATGGTACCCTTTATTTTTCTGACAAGCCTGGAAGATCGCGATATGGAAATTCGCGGATTTCGTGCGGGTGCAGATGAATATTTGGTAAAACCGGTCGATCGTCCGATTTTGCTCAAAAAAGTAGCAGCGCTGCTCGAACGTGCGAATCGGGTAAAATCTATTGACGCACAGCCTGCCGAACAGGTTAAAGGATTTGAAGGTAATCTTGCAGATTTGTCGCTTGCAGAGGTCATCCAATTGTTGAATTTGAATCAACGTGATGGCGTTTTACATATTGAAGCTGAAGATAAAGGTGAAATCGTATTTCATTCGGGACAGATGGTTTATTGCAAATATGGTACACTTACCGGAGAAGACGCGGTTTATAAAGCTGTCCCGCAATCGATTGGATCGTTCCGTTTTGAACCGGGTTTCCGGGAAATTTCCCGAAATATTCAGGGTTCAACAATGAATGTGTTAATTGAAGCTTGCCGTTTGGAAGATGAACACAATATGAACCAATAA
- a CDS encoding integration host factor subunit beta, producing MRTVTKKEVAKRVAKAMGQKIYVTEEYVNIVFQALREILAEADPEIRIEIRDFGVFEVKETKPKPKARNPRTGDIIYVPARRKTHFKPGKLLKEILKEPMERSK from the coding sequence ATGAGGACTGTGACGAAAAAGGAAGTTGCCAAGCGAGTCGCAAAGGCAATGGGTCAGAAAATTTACGTTACAGAAGAGTACGTGAACATTGTGTTCCAGGCTCTGCGTGAAATTTTAGCAGAAGCCGACCCGGAAATCCGCATAGAGATCCGTGATTTCGGTGTCTTTGAAGTTAAAGAGACAAAACCAAAACCGAAAGCCCGCAATCCGCGAACCGGTGATATTATTTATGTTCCAGCACGGCGAAAAACCCATTTCAAGCCCGGGAAGTTGCTAAAAGAAATCTTGAAAGAGCCGATGGAACGTTCAAAGTAA
- the gcvH gene encoding glycine cleavage system protein GcvH has product MNVPAELKYTKEHEWARIEGNIATIGITDYAQGELGDIVYLQLPEVGDTVTKDDSFGTIEAVKAVSDLYAPISGEVVAVNAVLQDTPETVNSNPYNEGWLIKIKINNLKEVDELLDSKDYEALI; this is encoded by the coding sequence ATGAATGTCCCGGCAGAACTGAAGTACACAAAAGAACATGAATGGGCACGCATTGAGGGCAATATAGCCACAATCGGCATTACCGATTACGCTCAGGGCGAATTGGGTGACATTGTTTACCTGCAATTACCGGAAGTTGGCGATACAGTTACCAAAGATGATAGTTTTGGAACAATTGAAGCTGTGAAAGCCGTTTCAGATTTGTATGCACCAATTTCAGGAGAAGTCGTTGCTGTAAACGCAGTATTACAAGATACACCCGAAACGGTCAACAGTAATCCTTACAATGAAGGCTGGCTGATCAAAATTAAAATTAATAATTTGAAAGAAGTTGACGAATTACTCGATAGTAAGGATTACGAGGCATTAATTTAG
- the uvrA gene encoding excinuclease ABC subunit UvrA, translating to MNKKEFLIVKGAREHNLRNIDVYIPRDKFVVITGLSGSGKSSLAFDTIYAEGQRRYVESLSAYARQFLGLMEKPDVDYIDGLSPAISIEQKTTHRNPRSTVGTVTEIYDYLRLLFARIGRPHCYNCGEPIHRQTLQEIVDGILELPEGDRIQILAPVVRGRKGEYRELFEEIKREGFLRVRVDGELHSVEDEITLNKKIKHNIEVVIDRLKVSEKIRQRLTESVEVALKMASGLMILDHVDAAEERLYSENFSCKNCGISYEEIEPRMFSFNSPYGACPNCDGLGSKLEIDPRMVVPNPDLSISNGAVEPLGEERASWYFDMVSALSKEFKFSLQTPWRDLPEEVRQIILYGSDGKKINFKFERTHSKFEFASQYEGVINNLYRRYRQTASPHIRNWIEGFMNPIPCSECNGSRLRKETLGVKINDLNISEVTSKNIKNTHRFFDSLNLNETERKIAGQVLKEIKSRLEFLLNVGLEYLTLDRTAGTLSGGEAQRIRLATQIGSQLVGVLYVLDEPSIGLHQRDNSRLIETLHRLRDLGNTVLVVEHDRETIEQSDYVIDLGPHAGKHGGLVVAAGTPAEVAEVPESITGQYLSFKKYIDVPKKRRKGNGKSLKLIGATGNNLKNVSAEFPLGKMICITGVSGSGKSTLINETLYPLLSAHFHRSKKIPLAYEKVEGLEHLDKVIDIDQSPIGRTPRSNPATYTGLFTFIRDLFTQLPEAKIRGYKPGRFSFNVKGGRCNACEGDGVKKIEMHFLPDVYVTCEVCKGKRYNRETLEIKYRGKSIADVLNLTVEDALEFFDKIPSLKRKLKTLHDVGLGYIQLGQRATTLSGGEAQRVKLATELSRMGTGQTIYILDEPTTGLHFDDVKMLLVVLNRLVEKGNTVIVIEHNLDVIKTADWIIDLGPEGGDDGGQIIATGTPEDLAKNIVSYTGQFVKKELDDWAKFKKKQSKAEPVAIENETV from the coding sequence ATGAATAAAAAAGAATTTCTGATTGTAAAAGGTGCGCGTGAACATAATTTGCGCAATATTGATGTTTATATCCCGCGTGATAAATTTGTGGTGATCACCGGATTATCCGGTTCGGGAAAATCGAGCTTGGCATTCGATACAATTTATGCCGAAGGTCAGCGCCGGTATGTTGAATCGCTGAGCGCGTATGCCCGGCAATTTCTTGGCTTAATGGAAAAACCGGATGTGGACTATATCGACGGATTGTCGCCGGCAATTTCGATCGAACAGAAAACAACCCATCGCAATCCTCGCTCGACCGTTGGAACGGTCACGGAAATTTATGATTATTTGCGATTGCTATTCGCGCGAATCGGTCGGCCGCATTGTTACAATTGCGGTGAACCGATTCACCGGCAAACGTTGCAGGAAATTGTCGATGGTATCCTCGAACTGCCGGAAGGCGACCGGATTCAGATTTTGGCGCCGGTCGTTCGCGGCAGAAAAGGGGAATACCGGGAATTATTTGAAGAAATCAAACGCGAAGGTTTTCTGCGTGTCCGGGTGGATGGCGAGCTGCACAGCGTCGAAGATGAAATTACGCTCAACAAAAAAATCAAACATAATATTGAAGTTGTTATCGACCGCCTGAAAGTGTCTGAGAAAATACGGCAGCGATTGACGGAATCGGTTGAAGTTGCCCTCAAAATGGCCAGCGGACTCATGATTCTCGATCATGTGGATGCTGCGGAAGAACGGTTGTATAGTGAAAATTTCTCGTGTAAAAATTGCGGCATCAGTTACGAGGAAATCGAACCACGCATGTTTTCGTTCAACAGTCCGTATGGTGCCTGCCCGAATTGCGACGGGTTGGGCAGTAAGCTGGAAATCGATCCGCGAATGGTGGTGCCGAATCCCGATTTGAGTATCTCAAACGGCGCAGTCGAACCGCTCGGCGAGGAACGTGCCAGTTGGTATTTTGATATGGTCTCTGCGTTGTCGAAAGAATTTAAATTCAGCCTGCAAACCCCGTGGCGTGATTTGCCGGAAGAAGTTCGCCAAATTATTTTGTATGGCTCCGATGGCAAAAAAATCAATTTTAAATTTGAGCGCACACATTCCAAATTTGAATTTGCATCGCAATACGAAGGTGTGATCAACAATTTGTATCGCCGCTACCGGCAAACGGCTTCGCCGCATATCCGCAACTGGATCGAGGGATTTATGAATCCGATCCCGTGTTCGGAATGCAACGGAAGCCGTTTACGGAAAGAAACGTTGGGTGTTAAAATCAACGATCTCAATATTTCGGAAGTGACGTCAAAAAACATAAAAAATACCCACCGCTTTTTTGATTCGCTGAACTTGAATGAAACGGAACGCAAAATTGCCGGACAGGTGCTCAAGGAAATTAAGTCCCGATTGGAATTTTTGCTGAATGTCGGATTGGAATACCTTACGTTGGACCGGACAGCCGGCACGCTGTCCGGCGGCGAAGCGCAGCGAATCCGGCTGGCAACGCAAATCGGCAGCCAACTTGTCGGCGTTTTGTATGTGCTGGACGAACCGTCGATCGGTTTGCACCAGCGGGATAATTCCCGGTTGATCGAAACGTTGCATCGTTTGCGCGATCTCGGCAATACTGTTCTGGTTGTTGAACACGACCGGGAAACGATTGAACAATCAGATTATGTGATCGATCTGGGTCCGCATGCCGGAAAACACGGCGGTTTGGTTGTCGCTGCCGGAACACCGGCAGAAGTTGCCGAAGTTCCGGAATCCATTACCGGTCAATATTTGTCATTCAAAAAATATATCGATGTTCCGAAAAAACGCCGCAAAGGTAATGGAAAATCACTAAAATTAATCGGGGCGACTGGCAACAATCTCAAAAATGTGTCCGCAGAATTTCCGTTGGGAAAAATGATTTGCATTACCGGCGTTTCCGGTTCCGGCAAAAGCACGTTGATCAACGAAACGCTTTATCCGTTGTTAAGCGCGCATTTCCACCGCAGCAAAAAAATTCCCCTGGCATATGAAAAAGTTGAAGGATTGGAACATCTGGATAAAGTGATTGATATCGATCAATCGCCGATCGGACGGACCCCGCGATCGAATCCGGCAACATATACCGGCTTGTTTACCTTCATTCGCGATTTGTTCACCCAGTTGCCGGAAGCAAAAATTCGCGGCTACAAACCCGGCAGATTCAGTTTTAATGTAAAAGGCGGTCGCTGCAATGCCTGTGAGGGTGACGGTGTCAAAAAAATTGAGATGCACTTTCTGCCGGATGTCTACGTTACCTGTGAAGTGTGCAAAGGCAAGCGTTACAACCGGGAAACATTGGAAATCAAATATCGCGGAAAAAGCATTGCCGATGTGCTCAATTTGACGGTGGAAGATGCGCTCGAATTTTTCGATAAAATCCCCTCGCTGAAACGCAAATTGAAGACGCTTCACGATGTTGGTTTGGGATATATTCAATTGGGTCAGCGGGCGACCACGTTATCGGGCGGTGAGGCGCAGCGGGTAAAATTGGCGACGGAATTATCGCGAATGGGGACAGGACAGACCATTTATATTCTGGATGAGCCAACTACAGGATTGCATTTTGATGATGTGAAAATGTTGTTGGTTGTGCTAAACCGGTTGGTTGAAAAAGGGAATACGGTAATTGTCATCGAACATAATCTGGATGTCATCAAAACTGCGGACTGGATTATTGATCTCGGTCCGGAAGGAGGTGATGATGGTGGACAGATTATCGCAACCGGGACCCCGGAAGATTTAGCAAAAAATATTGTGTCATACACGGGACAATTTGTTAAAAAAGAACTCGACGATTGGGCAAAGTTCAAGAAAAAACAGTCAAAAGCCGAACCGGTAGCAATTGAAAACGAGACAGTTTAA
- the accB gene encoding acetyl-CoA carboxylase biotin carboxyl carrier protein — protein sequence MDIQSIKQLIKIVEKSDIDEIEFEEEGRKIRISKRTLASKDGSAQSHMFNPVYAAPPQPVPAPTPPAATEAQAPAASANTVEVRSPMVGTFYRSPSPEADPYVEVGSSIKPGSPLCIIEAMKLMNEIESEFSGKIVKIMLENAQPVEYNQVLFLVEKNG from the coding sequence ATGGATATACAATCGATCAAACAACTAATCAAAATAGTTGAAAAAAGCGACATTGATGAAATAGAGTTCGAAGAAGAAGGTCGCAAAATCCGTATCAGCAAACGCACACTTGCGTCCAAAGACGGAAGTGCTCAAAGTCATATGTTTAACCCGGTTTACGCCGCTCCTCCCCAACCTGTACCTGCTCCAACACCACCAGCAGCAACAGAAGCACAGGCACCTGCAGCTTCGGCAAATACTGTTGAGGTTCGTTCGCCAATGGTTGGCACTTTTTACCGGTCTCCATCTCCGGAAGCGGATCCGTATGTTGAAGTTGGCTCATCGATTAAGCCCGGTTCGCCACTTTGCATTATCGAAGCCATGAAATTGATGAACGAAATCGAATCCGAATTCAGTGGTAAAATTGTCAAAATTATGCTGGAAAACGCTCAACCTGTTGAGTATAACCAGGTTCTTTTTCTTGTTGAAAAGAACGGCTAA
- a CDS encoding diguanylate cyclase: MAKILVVDDNVDMLDTLEHLFTFYDYEVLRAENGKEGLEIAEISQPGLIVLDALMPVMNGFETCENLKRNVNTRDIPVIFLSANYTEYTHRLRGYELGADDYMLKPFNAKELIAKVSSLLHRKKIIKNLRSDNRNLLKRQAGAKTAAPELHQHQFIDYLTGIYNNDYFSKWVSQFSEYHTTEQHYSVLLIDADRFKLVNETYGDLIGDFALMKIANIILQNSRQSDFAFRLGKNKFAIMLDETEESAAFYIGEKIRSAIEQTAFFDQDIFQYKRQTSRRKNEPVNITVSIGVSSFMENNNVGKAIKLAENALSKAKEMGRNVTIKSSQIQVKENSTPT, translated from the coding sequence ATGGCGAAAATTTTGGTCGTTGACGACAATGTTGATATGCTGGACACGCTGGAGCACTTGTTTACTTTTTACGATTACGAAGTTCTCCGTGCCGAAAACGGCAAAGAAGGGTTGGAAATTGCTGAAATTTCGCAACCCGGATTAATCGTTCTGGATGCCCTGATGCCGGTGATGAACGGGTTTGAAACTTGCGAAAATTTAAAACGCAATGTGAACACCCGGGATATTCCGGTGATTTTTTTATCTGCAAACTATACAGAATATACGCATCGGTTGCGCGGATATGAACTGGGTGCCGATGATTATATGCTCAAACCTTTCAATGCAAAAGAATTGATTGCCAAAGTAAGTTCGTTATTGCACAGAAAAAAGATCATCAAAAACTTGCGAAGCGATAACCGGAATCTCTTAAAAAGACAAGCCGGTGCAAAAACAGCAGCTCCGGAATTGCATCAACATCAGTTTATTGATTATCTGACCGGAATTTACAATAATGATTACTTTTCCAAATGGGTGTCTCAATTTTCAGAATACCATACGACAGAACAACATTATTCCGTTCTTTTAATTGATGCGGACCGTTTTAAATTAGTAAATGAAACTTATGGTGATTTGATCGGCGATTTTGCACTGATGAAAATTGCAAATATAATTCTGCAAAATTCCCGGCAATCAGATTTTGCCTTTCGATTGGGAAAAAATAAATTTGCAATAATGCTCGACGAAACGGAAGAATCGGCGGCATTTTATATCGGAGAGAAAATTCGTTCTGCCATTGAGCAAACCGCATTCTTTGATCAGGATATATTTCAGTACAAACGGCAAACATCCCGTCGGAAAAATGAGCCGGTGAACATCACCGTCAGCATCGGCGTTAGTTCATTTATGGAAAACAACAACGTTGGAAAAGCCATAAAATTAGCCGAAAATGCGTTGAGTAAGGCAAAAGAAATGGGCAGAAACGTAACTATCAAAAGTTCACAGATTCAAGTTAAAGAAAACAGTACACCAACTTAA
- a CDS encoding adenylyltransferase/cytidyltransferase family protein, whose protein sequence is MKPTITRIGLFGGTFDPIHIGHLIVAETVRIRCQLDKLIFIPAKIHALKDNNRITPVQHRLTMVKLADNG, encoded by the coding sequence ATGAAGCCAACAATAACTAGAATCGGGCTTTTTGGCGGCACATTCGATCCCATCCACATCGGACATTTGATTGTTGCTGAAACGGTTCGTATCCGCTGCCAATTGGATAAGCTGATTTTTATTCCCGCAAAAATCCACGCGTTGAAAGATAATAACCGGATAACTCCGGTTCAGCATCGCCTGACAATGGTTAAGCTTGCTGACAATGGTTAA
- a CDS encoding Gfo/Idh/MocA family oxidoreductase, translating into MTETNTLLRVGVVGCGGISQIIHIPILAKIPGVQLVALCDIDDRKTAFLSKRFDVPHTFRDIEEMFRKVEIDLLFILTPTNMHLPMAYIALRNGVHLFIERPAARNAKETQKIYDASQKADRHVMIGMQSRFRNDFRTIKGFMENKTLGDILHIRAEWLQSSLESIKQPWIFNKNMSGGGVLYDLGVQLLDTCWWITGRPKLQSVTTFSRQIRTDVQVEDFANVYLRFAGEIDISFAVSWYFPLAKDRFQMEITGVDGTATISPFKIEKYLHGKGLELTPPLYETYPGAMYKMAYQNQIQHYINFLTGREKNLVSGIAEAVRVMEMMDMIYKSLETGKTVYIASDED; encoded by the coding sequence ATGACAGAAACAAACACCTTATTGCGCGTCGGTGTTGTCGGGTGTGGCGGAATTTCCCAAATTATCCACATTCCGATTCTGGCAAAAATCCCCGGTGTGCAACTCGTTGCTCTCTGTGATATTGATGATCGGAAAACCGCTTTTCTTTCAAAACGGTTTGACGTTCCCCATACTTTTCGGGATATCGAAGAGATGTTTCGTAAAGTCGAGATTGATCTTTTATTCATTCTTACACCCACCAACATGCACCTTCCAATGGCTTATATCGCTTTAAGGAATGGTGTCCATCTGTTTATTGAGCGCCCCGCAGCACGAAATGCCAAAGAAACCCAGAAAATTTATGACGCCAGCCAAAAAGCGGATCGTCATGTTATGATTGGCATGCAATCCCGCTTCCGGAACGATTTTCGCACAATAAAAGGATTTATGGAAAATAAAACGCTCGGAGATATTTTACATATCCGTGCAGAATGGTTGCAATCCAGCCTGGAATCCATTAAACAGCCATGGATTTTTAACAAAAACATGTCGGGTGGCGGCGTTTTGTATGATTTGGGCGTTCAATTATTGGACACATGCTGGTGGATTACTGGCCGACCGAAGCTACAATCTGTGACAACTTTTTCTCGCCAGATAAGAACCGATGTGCAAGTGGAAGATTTTGCAAATGTTTATTTACGTTTTGCCGGTGAAATTGATATTTCATTTGCTGTTAGCTGGTATTTTCCGTTGGCAAAGGACAGGTTTCAAATGGAGATTACCGGTGTTGACGGAACAGCAACCATTTCCCCTTTCAAAATAGAAAAATACCTGCATGGTAAAGGGCTGGAGCTTACACCACCGCTTTATGAAACATATCCTGGCGCGATGTATAAAATGGCATATCAAAACCAGATTCAACATTACATCAATTTTTTAACCGGGCGCGAAAAAAACCTGGTTTCGGGAATAGCCGAAGCTGTTAGGGTAATGGAAATGATGGATATGATTTACAAATCTCTGGAAACGGGTAAAACGGTTTATATCGCATCCGATGAGGATTGA
- the accC gene encoding acetyl-CoA carboxylase biotin carboxylase subunit, producing the protein MFKKILIANRGEIALRIIRACKELGVRTVAVYSTPDENASHTIFADESVCIGPAEGSKSYLNTTSIIAAAEITGADAIHPGYGFLAENADFAEMCNSINLTFIGPSATVIRKMGDKAVAKETMQAAGVPGVPGSKGILKTIDEARDICKKTGYPVMLKAVAGGGGKGMRIVRKEADLESSFMMARAEAEASFSNGDLYLEKYIENPRHIEIQILADRFGTVLQLGERECSIQRRHQKLIEEAPSPVVDPDLRKRMGDVAVKGARSVNYESAGTIEFLLDKSGNFYFMEMNTRIQVEHPVTEMVYGVDLIKEQIRIAAGEKLKIKQSELTPRGHAIECRINAEDPERNFMPMPGVINNLHLPGGPGVRVDTHIYNSYKVPPYYDSLLAKLIVSARNRHDAIRRLNRALDEFVVEGIKTTIPFHKYVINTPEFIEGDFDTHFLEKIYEKAKAEMSQKA; encoded by the coding sequence TTGTTTAAAAAGATACTGATTGCGAATCGCGGTGAAATCGCCTTGCGTATCATCCGTGCATGTAAAGAGTTAGGTGTTCGCACGGTTGCCGTATACTCAACACCCGATGAAAACGCATCCCACACAATATTCGCAGACGAAAGTGTATGCATCGGACCCGCCGAAGGTAGCAAAAGCTATTTAAACACTACCAGCATTATCGCTGCTGCAGAGATAACCGGCGCAGATGCAATCCATCCCGGATACGGGTTTTTGGCGGAAAATGCAGATTTCGCAGAAATGTGCAACTCCATCAATCTCACATTTATTGGTCCAAGCGCCACTGTTATCCGCAAAATGGGTGATAAAGCTGTAGCCAAAGAAACCATGCAAGCTGCAGGAGTTCCGGGAGTTCCCGGCAGCAAAGGTATTTTAAAAACAATTGATGAAGCACGGGATATTTGTAAGAAAACCGGATATCCTGTAATGCTGAAAGCCGTTGCAGGTGGTGGCGGAAAGGGCATGCGCATTGTCCGAAAGGAAGCTGATTTGGAAAGCAGTTTTATGATGGCCCGCGCTGAGGCGGAAGCCAGCTTCTCCAATGGCGATTTGTATCTCGAAAAATATATCGAAAATCCCCGTCATATCGAAATACAGATTCTCGCGGATCGGTTTGGCACGGTATTGCAACTTGGCGAGCGAGAATGTTCGATCCAACGGCGCCATCAAAAATTAATTGAAGAAGCACCTTCCCCGGTCGTTGATCCTGATTTGCGAAAACGCATGGGAGATGTGGCAGTAAAAGGTGCTCGATCTGTAAATTATGAAAGCGCCGGAACCATCGAATTTCTGCTGGACAAATCCGGCAATTTCTATTTTATGGAAATGAACACCCGCATTCAGGTCGAACACCCGGTTACCGAAATGGTTTACGGCGTCGATCTGATAAAAGAACAAATTCGCATTGCTGCCGGTGAAAAATTAAAAATCAAACAATCTGAACTGACTCCGCGCGGACATGCAATTGAATGCCGGATCAATGCGGAAGACCCGGAAAGAAATTTCATGCCTATGCCGGGCGTAATCAACAACTTACACCTTCCCGGCGGACCCGGCGTGCGAGTGGATACTCATATTTACAACTCATACAAAGTACCACCATACTATGATTCTTTGCTGGCAAAACTGATCGTTTCTGCACGCAATCGTCACGATGCCATTCGACGCCTGAACCGTGCATTGGATGAATTTGTTGTGGAAGGTATTAAAACGACCATTCCTTTTCATAAATATGTCATCAACACACCTGAGTTTATTGAGGGTGATTTCGACACACATTTTCTGGAAAAAATTTACGAAAAAGCAAAAGCAGAAATGAGCCAAAAAGCTTAG
- a CDS encoding tetratricopeptide repeat protein yields the protein MYQKAIRSFQTFAEEHPEHELTANGEELIQKMRGKLAKKLYTNATTYRKMGENEAALVYFDIFLEKYYDTTFAPDAYYWKSEILYKLKRYEESLNYFTILVEKFPEHGNIDKAKERIGKLSMMIKSAQTDAPVDEANNN from the coding sequence ATATACCAAAAAGCGATTCGCTCATTTCAAACATTTGCGGAAGAACATCCGGAACATGAATTAACCGCAAATGGCGAAGAATTGATCCAGAAAATGCGTGGAAAATTGGCAAAGAAATTATACACAAACGCAACCACCTATCGCAAAATGGGCGAAAATGAGGCTGCTTTGGTGTATTTTGATATTTTCCTCGAAAAATATTACGATACCACATTCGCTCCCGATGCGTATTACTGGAAAAGCGAAATTCTTTATAAGTTAAAACGATACGAAGAATCGCTAAATTATTTCACCATTTTGGTTGAAAAATTTCCGGAGCACGGCAACATTGATAAAGCCAAAGAACGCATCGGCAAACTAAGTATGATGATAAAATCAGCCCAAACGGATGCTCCCGTTGATGAAGCCAACAATAACTAG
- the bamD gene encoding outer membrane protein assembly factor BamD yields MKKKEMNADAYFEYAKAKFDKGDYLDAITEFTVITLRFSNDPVVDDAQYYLAESHFKQKEYLIAVSEYQKLINDYPQSTYAVLAQFKTGLSYYNMSSRPELDQEYTKKRFAHFKHLRKNIRNMN; encoded by the coding sequence ATGAAAAAAAAGGAAATGAATGCCGACGCATATTTTGAGTATGCAAAAGCGAAATTCGACAAAGGTGATTATCTGGATGCTATCACCGAATTTACGGTAATTACACTTCGCTTTAGTAATGACCCGGTAGTTGATGATGCACAATACTATCTCGCTGAATCACACTTCAAACAAAAAGAATATCTGATTGCTGTATCGGAATATCAGAAGTTGATAAATGATTATCCGCAAAGTACTTACGCTGTTTTAGCACAGTTCAAAACCGGTCTGTCGTATTACAATATGTCGTCTCGACCGGAGCTGGATCAGGAATATACCAAAAAGCGATTCGCTCATTTCAAACATTTGCGGAAGAACATCCGGAACATGAATTAA